Proteins from a genomic interval of Brachybacterium vulturis:
- a CDS encoding type II toxin-antitoxin system PemK/MazF family toxin, whose translation MIWRGEVYDVDLGQPIGHEPAFRRPAVVVSVDILNNGPGGLVMVVPVASAAYGLRSHVEVEPGTSGLGHVSYARCDQLRAVSTERLVTRRGIVGLEQLSEVDQALRFVLDL comes from the coding sequence GTGATCTGGCGGGGAGAGGTCTACGACGTCGATCTCGGTCAGCCGATCGGTCATGAGCCGGCGTTCCGGCGCCCGGCTGTCGTGGTGTCCGTCGACATCCTGAACAACGGGCCTGGCGGGCTGGTCATGGTCGTGCCGGTCGCCTCTGCCGCCTACGGCCTGCGCAGTCACGTCGAGGTGGAACCGGGCACCAGCGGCCTGGGACACGTCTCCTATGCCCGCTGCGATCAGCTGCGGGCCGTCTCCACTGAACGGCTCGTGACCCGCCGAGGCATCGTGGGCCTCGAGCAGCTGAGCGAGGTCGACCAGGCGCTGCGCTTCGTGCTCGACCTCTGA
- a CDS encoding Fic family protein — protein MRLAIGPEVDAEVAAAERAVHALNRGTHQDLGLVSRFLLRSEAIASSYIEGIAPSLKNVALAEIALDEDVRGLSDTAHQVARNMAIVRAASDALSERDVLTVDDLEALQASLIPSPAELQGVRTTQNWIGGSSHHPLEAAHVPPPPEEVLVLLEDLVRYMAGATHSPIIQAALAHAQFETIHPFPDGNGRVGRALIHTVLTRRGLTAEAILPVSLVLATRHQEYIDGLDSFRVEGSPESPEVSAAIETWVGTFANAVRIAAEQAAILEQRLAVLREEWSQILSEARRREGRVRATRRDSALSTILDSLPGTPVLTTSTVTRVHDVTTTAAQNALSQLTEYGILEKISIGRAQRAYVSLDVLDLLTRSERAMASRDLDTASSSAMRPVPAPRTG, from the coding sequence ATGAGACTTGCGATCGGTCCTGAGGTCGATGCCGAAGTGGCCGCCGCGGAGCGTGCGGTGCACGCGCTGAACCGCGGGACGCACCAGGATCTGGGGCTCGTCTCTCGGTTCCTGCTGCGCTCCGAGGCGATCGCGTCCTCCTACATCGAGGGGATCGCGCCCAGCCTGAAGAACGTCGCTCTCGCCGAGATCGCCCTCGATGAGGATGTCCGCGGCCTTTCCGATACCGCCCACCAGGTGGCGAGGAATATGGCGATCGTGCGGGCCGCTTCGGACGCCCTGTCCGAGAGGGATGTCCTCACGGTCGACGACCTGGAGGCCCTGCAGGCATCGCTCATCCCGTCGCCGGCCGAACTGCAGGGAGTGCGCACCACCCAGAACTGGATCGGCGGATCCAGCCATCACCCGCTCGAGGCCGCTCATGTGCCCCCGCCGCCCGAGGAAGTCCTCGTGCTGCTCGAAGACCTGGTCCGGTACATGGCCGGCGCGACCCACTCACCGATCATCCAGGCGGCGCTCGCGCACGCCCAGTTCGAGACGATCCACCCGTTCCCGGACGGCAACGGTCGCGTGGGACGCGCCCTCATCCACACCGTCCTCACCCGCCGAGGGCTCACTGCGGAAGCGATCCTGCCGGTGAGCCTGGTCCTGGCCACCCGTCACCAGGAGTACATCGACGGGCTGGACTCGTTCCGCGTCGAGGGGTCACCGGAATCCCCAGAGGTCTCCGCTGCGATCGAGACCTGGGTCGGCACGTTCGCGAACGCGGTGCGCATCGCCGCAGAGCAGGCCGCGATCCTCGAACAGCGCCTGGCCGTACTCCGTGAGGAGTGGTCGCAGATCCTCTCCGAGGCTCGACGCCGGGAGGGAAGGGTACGAGCGACCCGCCGAGACTCCGCGCTGTCCACCATCCTCGACTCGCTTCCCGGCACTCCCGTGCTCACCACCTCCACGGTCACCCGCGTGCACGACGTGACGACCACCGCTGCACAGAATGCCCTCTCCCAGCTCACGGAGTACGGGATCCTGGAGAAGATCTCGATCGGTCGGGCGCAGCGCGCCTACGTGTCCCTCGACGTCCTGGACCTCCTCACCCGCAGCGAACGAGCCATGGCGAGCCGGGACCTCGACACCGCCAGCTCATCCGCGATGAGGCCGGTGCCGGCGCCTCGCACCGGATGA
- a CDS encoding sugar phosphate isomerase/epimerase family protein: MALPLASVQLYTLAAEFSADMNGSLDKLAQIGLKNVEAFDFVRRPKEIRAALDASGLASPTGHAPLLSDELWTPDGSIPTPANEVVFEAAAELGMKTVIDPMVPTERWLTEDGVQDIAERLNAASQKAAEFGLTVGYHNHAQEFLADFDGQSAYQRFLSLVEPSVAIELDLYWALVGGQDVVSLVKELGDRLVAIHVKDGIKPPTNPFDPDAPKFDSSSLDQRHAGQGEVPTIEAMQAATGVKYAVIEYDNAPGEVFSDIENSYRFLIDGGLAA; encoded by the coding sequence GTGGCACTGCCTCTCGCCTCCGTCCAGCTGTACACGCTGGCCGCGGAGTTCTCCGCCGACATGAACGGCTCCCTCGACAAGCTCGCGCAGATCGGCCTGAAGAACGTCGAGGCGTTCGACTTCGTGCGCCGCCCGAAGGAGATCCGCGCCGCCCTCGACGCGAGCGGCCTCGCCTCGCCCACCGGTCACGCCCCGCTGCTGTCGGACGAGCTGTGGACGCCGGACGGCTCCATCCCCACCCCGGCCAACGAGGTCGTGTTCGAGGCCGCCGCCGAGCTCGGCATGAAGACAGTCATCGACCCGATGGTCCCCACCGAGCGCTGGCTCACCGAGGACGGCGTGCAGGACATCGCCGAGCGCCTCAACGCCGCCTCCCAGAAGGCCGCGGAGTTCGGCCTGACCGTGGGCTACCACAACCACGCCCAGGAGTTCCTCGCCGACTTCGACGGCCAGAGCGCCTACCAGCGCTTCCTGTCGCTGGTGGAGCCGTCGGTCGCGATCGAGCTGGACCTGTACTGGGCCCTGGTCGGCGGTCAGGACGTCGTGTCGCTGGTCAAGGAGCTCGGCGACCGCCTGGTCGCGATCCACGTCAAGGACGGCATCAAGCCGCCGACGAACCCCTTCGACCCGGACGCCCCGAAGTTCGACTCCTCCAGCCTGGATCAGCGCCACGCCGGCCAGGGCGAGGTCCCCACCATCGAGGCGATGCAGGCCGCGACCGGCGTGAAGTACGCCGTCATCGAGTACGACAACGCCCCCGGCGAGGTCTTCTCGGACATCGAGAACAGCTACCGCTTCCTGATCGACGGAGGACTCGCCGCATGA
- a CDS encoding MFS transporter, whose translation MRDKHSRPYLITAGLSMMADNIEHVITYWVLWEVFASPWLVGFQVISHWLPFLLFSVLFGGLAEKYDCRRIIQAAQILFALVSLSWGLLFLTGTLEMWSACVLLVLHGCAGALWGPAEQLMLHDFAEPPELPSAVRLNATFKSLGVLAGPVVGSVLLLALGPTYGIFVNILFYLPMTLLMIRTPFTGHVRSGHVHRERISILDTPRVLRTVGGDRVLVGMIALAGLIAVCVGASLQVAMPNFAQNLGAGDEAGIGYGALLFANGIGGVVGGILLEATGILKVDVRGAVIAAVMFGLTSLIVATTGHYAVALIALVLGGIANLAATAIGQALVQLRAPEHQRGRVVGVYSMIGSGMRTGNGITLGWLGALLGVSGAVAVGGAALVVGALLIAALIALQARRGLSA comes from the coding sequence CTGCGCGACAAGCACTCCCGCCCCTACCTGATCACCGCCGGGCTCTCGATGATGGCGGACAACATCGAGCACGTCATCACCTACTGGGTGCTGTGGGAGGTGTTCGCCTCGCCCTGGCTGGTGGGCTTCCAGGTGATCAGCCACTGGCTGCCGTTCCTGCTGTTCTCCGTGCTGTTCGGGGGCCTGGCCGAGAAGTACGACTGCCGGCGCATCATCCAGGCCGCCCAGATCCTGTTCGCGCTCGTCTCGCTCAGCTGGGGCCTGCTGTTCCTCACCGGGACGCTGGAGATGTGGAGCGCCTGCGTGCTGCTGGTGCTGCACGGCTGCGCGGGCGCGCTGTGGGGCCCGGCCGAGCAGCTGATGCTCCACGACTTCGCCGAGCCCCCTGAGCTGCCCAGTGCCGTGCGGCTGAACGCGACCTTCAAGAGCCTCGGCGTCCTCGCCGGTCCGGTGGTCGGCTCGGTGCTGCTGCTGGCGCTGGGGCCGACGTACGGCATCTTCGTCAACATCCTGTTCTACCTGCCGATGACCCTGCTGATGATCCGCACCCCCTTCACCGGGCACGTGCGCAGCGGTCACGTGCACAGGGAGCGGATCTCGATCCTGGACACCCCGCGGGTGCTGCGCACCGTCGGCGGTGACCGGGTGCTGGTGGGCATGATCGCGCTGGCCGGCCTGATCGCGGTGTGCGTGGGCGCCTCGCTGCAGGTGGCGATGCCGAACTTCGCCCAGAATCTCGGTGCGGGGGACGAGGCCGGGATCGGGTACGGCGCGCTGCTGTTCGCCAACGGCATCGGGGGAGTGGTGGGCGGGATCCTGCTCGAGGCCACCGGCATCCTCAAGGTCGATGTGCGCGGCGCGGTCATCGCCGCGGTGATGTTCGGGCTCACCTCCCTGATCGTCGCCACCACCGGCCACTACGCGGTGGCGCTGATCGCCCTGGTGCTCGGTGGCATTGCAAACCTCGCCGCGACCGCGATCGGTCAGGCGCTGGTGCAGCTGCGCGCCCCGGAGCACCAGCGCGGCCGCGTGGTGGGGGTCTACTCGATGATCGGCAGCGGCATGCGCACCGGCAACGGGATCACCCTCGGCTGGCTCGGCGCGCTGCTCGGCGTCAGCGGCGCGGTCGCCGTCGGCGGGGCCGCGCTGGTGGTCGGGGCGCTGCTGATCGCGGCGCTGATCGCACTGCAGGCCCGGCGCGGGCTCAGCGCCTGA
- a CDS encoding AAA family ATPase has protein sequence MTQDDVAVQTPRDPRPRTGETAGSLTEAQAHEIATEAEGVVSEIATVVEGKDEVARIAVLVLLAGGHLLIEDIPGVGKTMLAKSLAASLGADRHRIQFTPDLLPGDVTGASVFNQATSEFEFRRGAVFTQILLADEINRASPKTQSALLEAMEERQVTVDGTTYPLAEPFMVVATSNPVEMEGTYRLPEAQRDRFLAQTTMGYPVPSAEARMLATQTGPVPEGDHDVIDAVVTRTSPERIAAHISLVRSVYASPVILDYAVRLAQATRSHPQVTLGASPRAAVHLVRAAKAKAALSARTFVTPQDIADVIMPVWRHRMHLAPQALSRGATAEELVDQVLAGTSQA, from the coding sequence ATGACCCAGGACGACGTCGCGGTCCAGACTCCGCGGGATCCCCGCCCCCGGACCGGCGAGACCGCCGGGTCCCTCACCGAGGCGCAGGCCCACGAGATCGCCACCGAGGCCGAGGGCGTGGTCTCGGAGATCGCCACCGTCGTCGAGGGCAAGGACGAGGTGGCCCGCATCGCGGTGCTGGTGCTGCTGGCCGGCGGGCACCTGCTCATCGAGGACATCCCCGGGGTGGGCAAGACGATGCTGGCCAAGTCCCTGGCCGCCTCGCTCGGGGCCGACCGCCACCGCATCCAGTTCACGCCCGACCTGCTGCCGGGCGATGTCACCGGCGCGAGCGTGTTCAACCAGGCCACCAGCGAGTTCGAGTTCCGCCGGGGCGCGGTGTTCACCCAGATCCTGCTGGCCGACGAGATCAACCGCGCCTCCCCGAAGACCCAGTCCGCGCTGCTGGAGGCGATGGAGGAGCGGCAGGTCACCGTCGACGGCACCACCTACCCCCTCGCCGAGCCGTTCATGGTGGTCGCCACCTCCAACCCCGTCGAGATGGAGGGCACCTACCGCCTGCCCGAGGCGCAGCGCGACCGGTTCCTGGCTCAGACCACCATGGGCTACCCGGTGCCCAGCGCCGAGGCGCGGATGCTCGCCACCCAGACCGGGCCCGTCCCCGAGGGCGATCACGACGTGATCGATGCCGTCGTCACCCGCACCAGCCCCGAGCGGATCGCCGCGCACATCTCCCTGGTGCGCAGCGTGTACGCCTCCCCGGTGATCCTCGACTACGCGGTGCGCCTGGCCCAGGCCACGCGGTCCCATCCGCAGGTCACCCTCGGCGCGTCCCCGCGCGCCGCCGTGCATCTGGTGCGCGCCGCGAAGGCGAAGGCCGCACTCTCCGCCCGCACCTTCGTCACCCCGCAGGACATCGCCGACGTCATCATGCCGGTGTGGCGCCACCGCATGCACCTGGCCCCGCAGGCCCTCTCCCGCGGTGCGACGGCAGAGGAGCTGGTCGATCAGGTGCTGGCCGGCACCTCGCAGGCATGA
- a CDS encoding LPXTG cell wall anchor domain-containing protein, whose protein sequence is MFVRRGRAPVRLGAGLLLAMACTAAPALALAPPAVGAPTPPGACTGVAASATATSTELGGPVEVSGDCFPTRTTGEVEIFIQGDDSSKQSTEVSTEGRQSVFASFTPTVAGEYQAVIEVGGTTASTTFTVEDTGDGDDSDNGAGGDGSDPGAGGDGSDSGAGGDGSDSGAGDDGGDGADTGDGGDGSDTGGGGDGTDEGDGSNTGDGGDGSGTGDGDGTGSGDGADDGSGAGAGDGTDGGDGTSDGSGDGSGSGSGGDSGTGDGTGSGDNTGSGDDAGSGDAGDAGDGTGDGDGTSTGDGTGNTDGDGAPSGNDQQNDGDPQGAPSSSANPSPSPEEDEEGSAPPTTSDRPSESSPSSDSSTPSDPGPTTDDVPSSTPEHSADQKEAAALAVLMTSLFAHGVSEGEVGISPAEARAETEASGDGGTSDGSDASDSDGATDGAGDELAETGTNTSAPAALAGLALFSGAGLLWYQRRRD, encoded by the coding sequence ATGTTCGTCCGACGTGGCCGAGCCCCTGTGAGGCTCGGCGCCGGGCTCCTGCTCGCCATGGCATGCACTGCGGCGCCGGCTCTCGCGCTGGCCCCGCCGGCCGTGGGTGCGCCGACGCCGCCCGGGGCGTGCACCGGTGTGGCAGCGAGCGCGACGGCGACATCGACGGAGCTCGGCGGGCCCGTCGAGGTCTCCGGCGACTGCTTCCCGACGCGCACGACGGGCGAGGTCGAGATCTTCATCCAGGGCGACGACAGCTCGAAGCAATCGACGGAGGTCAGCACCGAGGGCAGGCAGTCCGTCTTCGCCTCGTTCACGCCGACGGTGGCCGGTGAGTACCAGGCGGTCATCGAGGTCGGCGGGACGACCGCGAGCACCACGTTCACCGTGGAGGACACCGGCGACGGCGACGACTCGGACAACGGCGCCGGTGGTGACGGTTCCGATCCCGGCGCCGGTGGTGACGGTTCCGATTCCGGCGCCGGTGGTGACGGTTCAGATTCCGGCGCCGGTGATGACGGCGGCGACGGCGCGGACACCGGCGACGGCGGAGATGGCTCGGACACCGGTGGCGGCGGGGACGGCACTGACGAGGGTGACGGCTCGAATACCGGCGACGGTGGCGACGGTTCAGGCACCGGAGACGGGGACGGGACCGGTTCCGGCGACGGCGCCGACGATGGAAGCGGCGCAGGCGCTGGCGATGGCACCGACGGTGGCGACGGCACGAGCGACGGCTCGGGCGACGGTTCCGGTTCCGGTTCGGGTGGCGACTCAGGCACGGGTGACGGCACGGGCTCTGGCGACAACACGGGCTCCGGTGATGACGCGGGCTCTGGTGACGCCGGCGATGCGGGAGACGGCACCGGTGATGGTGATGGCACGAGCACCGGCGACGGCACCGGAAACACCGACGGGGACGGCGCCCCGTCGGGGAATGACCAGCAGAACGACGGCGATCCGCAGGGCGCGCCCTCGTCGTCCGCCAACCCCTCCCCGAGCCCCGAGGAGGACGAGGAGGGCTCTGCGCCGCCGACGACCTCCGACCGGCCGAGCGAGTCCTCGCCGTCGTCCGACTCCTCCACCCCGTCGGACCCCGGCCCGACGACCGACGACGTCCCGTCCTCGACTCCTGAGCACAGCGCCGACCAGAAGGAGGCGGCCGCGCTCGCGGTGCTGATGACCTCCCTGTTCGCGCACGGGGTCTCCGAGGGCGAGGTGGGCATCTCCCCCGCCGAGGCCCGGGCGGAGACCGAGGCCTCCGGCGACGGCGGCACGTCCGACGGGAGCGATGCCTCCGACAGCGACGGCGCCACCGACGGCGCTGGCGATGAGCTCGCTGAGACGGGGACGAACACCTCCGCGCCCGCGGCGCTCGCAGGGCTCGCCCTGTTCAGCGGTGCCGGTCTGCTCTGGTATCAGCGGCGGCGGGACTGA
- a CDS encoding Gfo/Idh/MocA family protein, producing the protein MTTLSPFSGPVGVGFIGVGVISDTYLENLSSFPDVEVLILGDINTERAAAQAAKHHVPASGTAQDVLDHPGVQVVVNLTLPATHVEISSAAIAAGKHVWTEKPLGLDRESTAALLAQADEAGLRVGCAPDTVLGAGVQTAKRAVLDGLIGRPLFAQTSMQWQGPEVFHPNPAFLFAHGAGPLLDMGPYYFTTLVSLFGTVDKVAAVGLKATEERAIRVGEKAGTSFPVEVPSTISVLTQFEGGQTGTSLLSFDSPLARQGIVEIHGTEGSLVVPDPNMFEGRIAYVRPFESFGERPPEQEWIDVPQAGPTTGRGLGLLDMVRAIHTDRPHIATGEVGYHVLDVMLSAEESAASGEFVTVDSSVSEIPAVPADFDPLARTV; encoded by the coding sequence ATGACCACCCTCTCCCCCTTCTCCGGCCCGGTGGGCGTCGGCTTCATCGGCGTCGGCGTCATCTCCGACACCTACCTGGAGAACCTCAGCTCCTTCCCGGACGTCGAGGTGCTGATCCTCGGCGACATCAACACCGAGCGCGCCGCCGCCCAGGCGGCGAAGCACCACGTGCCGGCCTCCGGCACCGCGCAGGACGTGCTGGATCATCCGGGCGTGCAGGTCGTGGTGAACCTGACCCTGCCCGCCACCCACGTCGAGATCTCCTCCGCCGCGATCGCGGCGGGCAAGCACGTGTGGACCGAGAAGCCGCTGGGCCTGGACCGCGAGTCCACCGCCGCACTGCTGGCACAGGCCGACGAGGCCGGGCTGCGGGTGGGCTGCGCCCCGGACACCGTGCTCGGCGCGGGCGTGCAGACCGCCAAGCGGGCGGTCCTGGACGGGCTGATCGGCCGGCCGCTGTTCGCGCAGACCTCCATGCAGTGGCAGGGCCCCGAGGTCTTCCATCCGAATCCCGCGTTCCTGTTCGCCCACGGTGCGGGCCCGCTGCTGGACATGGGCCCGTACTACTTCACCACTTTGGTGAGCCTGTTCGGCACCGTCGACAAGGTCGCCGCGGTGGGCCTGAAGGCCACCGAGGAGCGCGCGATCCGGGTGGGCGAGAAGGCCGGGACCAGCTTCCCGGTCGAGGTGCCCTCGACGATCTCGGTGCTCACCCAGTTCGAGGGCGGCCAGACCGGCACCTCGCTGCTGAGCTTCGATTCTCCGCTGGCCCGCCAGGGCATCGTGGAGATCCACGGCACCGAGGGGTCTCTGGTGGTGCCCGATCCGAACATGTTCGAGGGCCGCATCGCCTACGTGCGCCCCTTCGAGTCCTTCGGGGAGCGCCCACCGGAGCAGGAGTGGATCGACGTCCCGCAGGCCGGGCCGACCACCGGGCGCGGCCTGGGCCTGCTGGACATGGTCCGCGCCATCCACACCGATCGCCCGCACATCGCCACCGGCGAGGTGGGCTACCACGTGCTGGACGTGATGCTCTCGGCCGAGGAGTCCGCCGCCAGCGGCGAGTTCGTCACCGTGGACTCGTCGGTCTCCGAGATCCCGGCAGTCCCGGCGGACTTCGACCCGCTGGCCCGCACCGTCTGA
- a CDS encoding TetR/AcrR family transcriptional regulator — MSTEDPAPGAPDETPSAPPSAVARRIGRAGSYSKGIARRQEILDRAIEVFRARGADGTSLRRIAESIGISHGALLHYFSSREELLVAVYEHAENRPDPGRGDRSQERSVDVMANAALANLEVPGLVQLYSTLVATALEVESGPAKEYFTARFERVRENLERKLREDQEAGLVRSDIDPARTAALVVAASDGLQIQWLLEPSIALKETLETFAVLLAP; from the coding sequence ATGAGCACCGAGGATCCAGCGCCGGGCGCGCCCGATGAGACCCCGTCGGCCCCGCCCTCCGCCGTCGCCCGGCGCATCGGCCGCGCCGGCTCCTACTCCAAGGGCATCGCCCGCCGCCAGGAGATCCTCGACCGCGCCATCGAGGTGTTCCGTGCGCGCGGGGCCGACGGCACCTCCCTGCGCCGCATCGCCGAATCGATCGGCATCTCGCACGGCGCGCTGCTGCACTACTTCTCCTCCCGGGAGGAGCTGCTGGTCGCCGTCTACGAGCACGCCGAGAACCGCCCCGATCCCGGCAGGGGGGACCGCAGCCAGGAGCGCTCGGTGGACGTGATGGCCAATGCGGCGCTGGCGAACCTCGAGGTCCCGGGCCTGGTCCAGCTCTACTCCACCCTGGTCGCCACCGCGCTCGAGGTCGAGTCCGGGCCCGCCAAGGAGTACTTCACCGCTCGCTTCGAGCGGGTGCGCGAGAACCTCGAGCGGAAGCTGCGCGAGGACCAGGAGGCCGGGCTGGTCCGGTCCGACATCGACCCCGCCCGCACCGCCGCGCTCGTCGTCGCCGCGAGCGACGGCCTGCAGATCCAGTGGCTGCTCGAGCCTTCGATCGCGCTCAAGGAGACGCTGGAGACCTTCGCGGTGCTGCTGGCGCCGTGA